The genomic stretch TGGTAGCCAGGAGTTTCTGGAAATCCGCGGCGCGAATCTCCAAGGCCAACACGTCGGTGACGGCGGTGGCGGTGCACAGCCGCTCACCCTTCTGCACCAGGGCCAGCTCCCCCAGGGGTTCGCCGGAGCCGACCTCACCCAGGGACACATCCTCGCCCCCGGCGCTCTTGGCGCTCAGGCGCACGGTGCCTTCACCCACGATGAGGAGCGAATCCCCCGTCTTGCCTTCAGCGAAGAGCGC from Myxococcus xanthus encodes the following:
- a CDS encoding cyclic nucleotide-binding domain-containing protein, whose translation is MALVPATTLKACPLFKGFTDTGIQIFAGVAVTRAFPKGTALFAEGKTGDSLLIVGEGTVRLSAKSAGGEDVSLGEVGSGEPLGELALVQKGERLCTATAVTDVLALEIRAADFQKLLATKPQACVKLLMGIVAHFGQKARDNRDMLRTLIGKAPAA